The Streptomyces sp. NBC_01268 genome segment GAAGGAGCCGTCGGGGCCGGTGGCGGGGCCTGCTTCGGTGAGGTCTTCCAGGTAGCACTCCCAGCCACCGGGTGAGGAGACCTGCAGGACGCGGGGCGGTATGTCGGTGACACGGCTGAGCGCGTGCGGAACTCCCTTGGGCAGAAGGACGAATGACCCGGCGGGGACGGTGAGGTCTTCGCCGTCGAAGTGCACGCCGAGCTCGCCCTCCAGGACGTAGATCATCTCGTCCGCCCGGTGATGGGTGTGCCGTGGAATGTCGCGGACCAGGGTGACCTCCAGCAGCGACAGGCGGCCTTCGGTGTCCTCGGTGCGCGCCTTGACCTGGAAGGGCGGGGGCAGGGCCACGCGGCCGGGCCTGCGCTCGCCGGGCAGCAGCTTGATGAATCGCTCGTGCGACATGACGGTTCCCGTCTCTCGGTGTCAGGGAGATGTGTGTGCCGGGTGGTGGTTCATCGGTCGGGGTCGGCGGCCTGCAGGACGTCGGCCAGTCGCGTCAGGGCGGCCACGACCTGCTCACGGTCTTCGCCAAGGCCGGCCAGCAGCTCGGCCTCGCGCTCCAGTAGCCGGGGGAAGAGCGTGTCGATGGCCTGCTCGCCCGCCTCGGTGATGACGACCTCCACCGACCTGCGGTCCGCCGCGCTGGGAGTGCGCCGGATGTAGCCGCGCTCCTCCAGGCGGGCCAGGCTCTTGCTCACCGCCACCCGGGAGATCCCCAGATGCGCGGCCAATCGGCGGGCGATGACCGGCCCGGACGCGTGCCGCAAGGGGATGAGCAGATCCAGCTCCGGCGCCGTCACCGGCGCCGCCTCGTGCAGCGGACGCAACGCCCGCTCATGCAGCAGGTGCACCCGCCGGATCAGCGCGATCACCTCCATCGGGGAGGTGTCCATGCCCGGATGCTGCGACATCCACCGCGCCCGCATGTCCTCTACGGAAGGAAGCACACCCAACCAATCGTTAACCAGTGAACAATTGGTTTCACTATAGTCGCCGGGGACGGCGATCGCGGACCGGGGTGCGGCCTCCTCGCCGGGCCCTTGAAACTCGCTTCGCCGCCAGCTTCGCAGGAGCGATGATCTCCTCGAAGGCTCCTCGAAGGCTCGATGAAGGGCAGGTGATCATGGACGGCCGGCGATCAAGACTGATACTCCTGTGCGGCCTTCCCGGTGCTGGGAAGACCACGGTGGCCAGGAAGGTGGAGCGGGAACTCTCCGCTGTGCGCCTGTGTCCGGACGAGTGGCTTGTGGAGCTGGGCTTCGATCTCTTCGACGGTGAGGCTCGGGACCGCGTCGAGCGTCTCCTGTGGCAGCGCGCGGTGGGTCTGCTGGCCTCTGGAGCCGTTGTGATCCTGGAGAACGGGTTCTGGCAGCGTTCGGAACGCGACGAGATGCGGCTCCGGGCACGCGCACTCGGGGCCGAGGTCGAACTGCGTTACCTCGACGTGCCGATGGCGGAACTGGAGCGGCGCATCGCCCTCCGGAACCAGGAGCCGGGCTCGGTCGTGCTGACGGCCGAGCTGCTCAGGGAGTGCCAGAGCCGGTTCGAGGCCCCTACGCAGGCCGAGCTGGACCTGTTCGATCCGCCCCTGTTGTAGACGACGTGTGGAGAACGCCCGTCACGGCCCCTCTTGGAGGGCCGCTACGAGGATGGTGGCCTCGTAGCGGACCGCCGGTGCCGTACCTGGTGGCCACGGCTCGGTGGACACCGGGCCGATAAATTGCCGTGCGCGGTGCGGAGTCCGCCGTTACGGTCGTTCGTATGTGTTCCGTCATCCACAACTGGCAGGCCCTGCGCACCCGGTCGACGCACTGACCGTGGTGTCGGCCGTCGCCGACACCGGGTCCCACGTCCACCGTTCACCTCTGGATGACGAGGATCTTCACCATGCGCGCAGACTCGCGCACCACTTTCGTATGCGTTCACGGCGGCTCTAGTAACGCTCAGGCCTGGGGTCCGTTGCAGAACGAGCTGGCCTTGCTCGGGTACCGGTCGCACGCCGTCGACCTGCCCGGTCACGGCGCCTTCGCGGACACCCCTGCCGCCTACTACCGGCAACCCCAGGACGTCACGGCACTCGCCGCCGCACCCTCCGCGCTGCGCGGTGTCACGTTGAAGGACAACGTGCGCCACGTGGTGGACACCCTGCGGAAGCTCGCCGCGCCCGGGCCGATCGTCCTGGTCGGCAACAGCCTCGGCGGTCTGACGATCAGCGCCGTCGCCAACGCCGCACCGGAGCTGCTCGACCGGGTGGTCTACCTCTCCGCGCTCTGCCTCAGCGATCCGGCCATGCTCACCGAGGCGTGGGACGTGGCCGACGACAACCTGCTGGACGCCGCAGTGGCCCGGATCGCGGTGCCGGATGTACGCGATCCGGGCGTGGTCCGGCTGAACTGGCGGGCCGCCCATGCCGATCCGGACGTGTTCGCGGCGCTGAAGGCGGCCGTCATGGCCGACTCGACCGACCACCAGTTCCGGCTGCTGCTCGACTCCCTGGACCCGGACGAGACGTACGCGGCGATGGAGCCGGGGGCGTTGGTCCAGGCCGACGCGTGGGGGCGGGTGCCGCACACGTACGTCCGGCTCTCCGCCGACCGGAGCCTCCCCCTGGCGGTACAGGACCACATGATCCGCACGGCGGACGCACTGACCCCGCACCACCCCTTCGACGTACACACCCTCGCGACCTCCCACGTCGGCTACTTCAGCCGGCCACGGATCTTCGCGGAGCTGCTGACGAGCCTCTCCTGAAGCGTCCCCCCGCACCCCGGTCGCCCGGGGTGCGGGGGGACGTCCTCTCCAGGGGAGGGGCCCGCCCGGTCGAGGTGGACCTGATCCTTACTCGGCCAGCCCGCGGCTCGCCGCACTGGCGAGGCGGTAGTCGGCGTCCCGCTCGGCGAAGCGGTCAGGCGGCGCGGCAGAGTTCGGCCGGGTCGGTCCGGGACGAGGCGTGGGTCACGGTCGGGTGTACGGGACGGTCGGTGCGGACGGTGGCCGCGGCGTGCGAGCGCTTCCGCGCGAAGACGACGAGGCGCAGCACCGCGAACCGTGCGACACCGGCGAGTGCGGAGGCGGACAGGTAGACGGCCTGCCCGAGCACCGCACCGGGTTCCGCCACCAGCTGGTGGAGGACGAGTATCGCCACGCAGGTCACCACGTACGCTCCCCCCGCGGCTCCGGCGGACTGCACATGCTGACGCCAGGTCGCGCGCCCGCCCGCGCCGAAGGTGAAGCGGGCGTGCATCTCGGTGGCGAGGAGCGTGGAGACCACGGTGATCAGGGCGTTGGCCAGGATCCAGGGAATCCAGAAGGCGAGGAGCGGCACGGCAAAGCTGGAGGCGAGCCCCACCCCGCCGCCGCAGAGCACGAAGCGGGCGAAGGTGCTGAAGGCGCCGGGTCCTGCTTGCCGCCGGCCGCGTGCTGTCTCCATGATCCGCCCCCTTTGGTGACTCATCCCGTGAAACCCGTGAGACCCGTGAATCCCGTGAAAACGCGCACCCCTCGGCCCGTCGAGGCCGCAGAGTGCGCCATGCGTGGTGCCATTATGGCGCATGCGTGGCGCCATCGCGAGCCATTAATGGCGCCGCCTGTGGCGTCATGGGTTCCGTGGGCCGGGGCGTGGCCAGAAAGTTGCAGGTCAGGTGCTGTTGGGTCGCCGGCCTGGCGAGGCGGGACGCGCCGCTGACAGACTGGCCGGCGATCTGCCGAAGGAGCACCCCGTGTCGATGATCCACCGCCTGCGCAGCGCGGTCCGCCGGACGTACCGGCGCGCCGTGGACCTCAGCCACCCGGCGCGCTCGCCACTCGGCAGCGCCGTCGTCAACTGTGTGGTCTACGCGGACGGGGTGCGGCAGGAGGGCGTCCGGTCGGTCGAGGAGGCCGTGCGGCGCGTGCGCCGCAGGGGCGGCGGCGGCTTCGTGTGGATCGGTCTGCACGAGCCGGAGGAGAAGGAGTTCGCGGGGCTTGCCGAGTTGTTCGGGCTGCATCCGCTGGCGGTCGAGGACGCGGTCCACGCCCATCAACGGCCGAAGCTGGAGCAGTACGGCGACGTGCTGTTCGCCGTCTTCAAGACCGTTCGCTACGTGGAGCACGACGAGCTCACCGCCACGAGCGAGGTGGTGGACACCGGCGAGCTGATGGCCTTCACCGGACCCGACTTCGTCATCACCATCCGCCACGGGGGCCACGGCTCCCTCGGCCCGCTCCGCGAGGCCCTGGAGACGGAGCCGGAACAGCTCGCCAAGGGGCCCTCCGCCGTCCTGCACGCGATAGCGGACCATGTCGTCGACGACTACCTCGCCGTCGCCGACGCGGTGCAGGACGACCTGGACGCGATCGAGACCGCGGTCTTCTCCGAGCAGGGCGACCGTGGCGACGCCGGCCGGATCTACCAGCTCAAGCGCGAGCTCCTCGAACTCAAGCGGGCCGTGGCTCCGCTGGGCCGGCCCCTCCAGCGGCTCGCCACGGAGCCGGTCACGATCGTCGCGCCCGAGATCCGCGCGTACTTCCGTGACGTGGCCGACCACCTGGCCCGGGTCGCCGAGCAGGTCGCCTCGTACGACACCCTGCTCGACTCGATCCTCCAGGCCCATCTCGCGCAGGTGACCGTCGCCCAGAACGAGGACATGCGCAAGATCACCGCCTGGGCCGCGATCATCGCGGTCCCGACGATGGTCTGCGGCGTCTACGGCATGAACTTCGACCACATGCCCGAGCTGCGCTGGACCTACGGCTATCCCCTGGTCCTCGGCGTCATGGCCGTCGCCTGCTTCGTCATCCACCGGGGCTTCCGCCGCAACGGCTGGCTCTGACCCCCAGCGCCAGGCGTGTCAGGGACGCGAGACGGCCGTCCTGGGCGCCCGCTCGTCGGTCGGCGCCTCGGGTGTCCAGGTGCAGGGCGGGCAGGGTGACGTCCCTTCGGGGTACCCGGCGCGAGGCTGGCGCGTGGCGCCGGAGCGTGTCGCGCGGGTTCGGGATATGAGTGGTCGCCGGCGGCGGTCGGCGGTGATCGCCACTGTTCGGAAAGGCGGGAGTCCGGTGACCGTCAAACCCATTCCCGAAGGATATCCGCGCGTCACGCCGTACCTCTGCGTCGACGGAGCCGCGGCGGCGATCGACTTCTACGTCTCCGTGTTCGGCGCGAGCGAGCGGATGAGGATGCCGGCGTCCGACGGCAGGATCGGCCACGCCGAGCTGGCGTTCGGCAACTCGGTCGTCATGCTCGCGGACGAGTACCCGGAGATCAACTTCCGCTCGCCGAAGACGGTGGGCGGGACGCCCATCACACTGCACGTGTACGTCGAGGACGTCGACGCGGTCTTCGCCAAGGCCCTCGCCCGTGGCGCGAAGGAGCTGTCGCCGGTCAAGAACGAGTTCTACGGCGACCGCACCGGGCAGTTGGAGGACCCCTTCGGCCACCGCTGGAATCTCGCCACGCACGTGGCGGACGTCCCTCCGGAGGAGAGGGAGAAGCGGGCCAAGGAGGCCCTGCAGTCCATGGAGTCGGCCCCGGACGGCGACTGAAGCGCCCTACTCGATGGGGGCTGCCGGGAGGCGCGGGACGCCGTCGCTCGCATCCTGCGTCTTCGGCGCCGAGTGGCGGCGCCGCCTTCGCAGCCAGACGTACAGCGCCAGGCAGGGCAGCAGCAGTCCGCAGACGCTGAGGGTGAGGAACGCGGTGAAGCTGGTGATGTGGGTGACCAGCCAGTCGAAGTTCTGCCCGAAGAAGCCGACGACGAAGGACAGCGGGAGGAACACGGTCGCGACGATCGTCAGCCGCTCCATCGTGGCGCTCTGCCTGAGGTTGATCTTGTTCTGCTCGACGGAGATCACCGCGATGTTCGCTTCCAGGACGGTGGTCAGAAGGTCCCGTTGGGCGGCGACCTCCTCGTTGACCAGCAACAAGTGGTCGTGCACGTCGCGGAAGTACGGCAGGAGTTCCGTCGGTGATCTGCCGGGCGGCAAGCGTCGGGCCAGCACGGTGAGCAGCGGGTGCACGGCGCGGTAGAAGTCGGTGGCCTCGCGGCGCAGGGAGTAGATCCGCTCGGTCGGGGCGACCGTACCGGAGAACACCGTGGACTCGATCTGCTCGATGTCCCGTTCGAGCTCTGTGACGACGGGCGCGTAGCTGTCGACGACCTGATCCAGGATCGCCCACAGCGTCGAGGCGCTGCCGGTCCGTAGCAGCTCGGGGCGGTGTTCGAGTCTGCTGCGGGCGCCGGTCAGTTCGCTGGCGATGCCCTGGCGGACGGTGATGACGAAGCGCTCGGCGAGGAACACGCTGATCTCGCCGGTGTCGATCTCCTCGCGCTCGTCGTCGTAGCGCGCGGTGCGCAGGATGATCAGCTCCGTGCCGTCCTCGTATTGCTCGGCCTTCGGTCGCAGGTGGAAGGCCTGGGCGTCCTCGACGGCGAGTTCGTGCAGTCCGAAGCAGTCGCGTACCCGGGCCAGTTCCTCGGGGCCTGGTTCGAACATGCCGAGCCAGACGAATCCGCCCTGCCGGCAGCGGGCGGCGGCCTCCTCCAGCGGCATGGGGCCCACGTGCTGTCGGTGCCCGTCCCGGTAGTGTGCGCAGTCGACGATCATGGTCTTCCTCCTGGCGTCCAGCCCACCGCGCCGCCTGTCGTAGCGCGTCGTAGCGCTCGTGTACGCCTCGTAGCCGGAGACGCTCCTCCGATCCCGCGGGACGTGACCTCAGCGGCCGCTCGCGTCGGCCCGCACCGCCCATGGCCTATCGCCTTGGCCTGTATATCCCATTTAATCCAGATTGCTCGCTTATGGGGAAACATGGCGGCATCAGCCGTCGGTCCGTGCTGAAGGCCCTCCCCGTCGCGGGTCTCGCGGCGGTGCCCGGCGGAATCATGGCCATATGGCGTGTGGCCGCGGCGCCGACGCCCTATCCGCAGCCCGCCGTCCCGGCCTCGCGGCCGGTGCCCGGTTCGGTGTCGCCGGTGCTGGAGCAGACGCTCGACGTCCGGTTCACGGACATCTCCGTGCCGGGCCTCGGCCCGATCACCACGCGCACCTACAACGGGGCGATCCCGGGCCCCACCCTGCGCGTGTGCGGCGGGCAGACCCTGCGGCTGACGCACATCAACGGCCTTCCGCCCCACCCGCCGCACACCGGCGGCCACAACACACCGCACCACCCGAACAGCTTCAATCTGCACACGCAGGGGATCCACGTCTCCCCGTCCGGGGACGCCGACAACGGCCTGCGCGAGTTCGCGCCGCGCACCACGGACGAGGCCACCGCCGGCGCGCCGGAGCAGCGGTACGTGACGATCGTCCACGTGCCGGTCGACCATCCCGCCGGCACCTACTGGTACCACCCGCACCTGCACGGAGGCGTCGCGGAGCAGATCGTCGGCGGCATGGCCGGGATGAGCATCGTCGAAGGCGACGTCGACGAGGTCCCCGAGATCAAGGCCGCCGCCGACCTCGTCGTGTGCATCAACGAACTCAAGGTCAAGGACGGCAAGATCCCCGCCTTCACCTCGGGTGGCTAGGTGGCCGGGGTCCTTCCACGTTCGCCGTCAACGGCACCGTCAACCCCACCCTCCGGTTGCGCCCCGGCGAGGTGCAGCGGTGGCGGCTGGTCGCCGCGACCGCCTTCACCGCCCTGCGAGACGAATGGGGGTGGGTCAGTCGCGCAGGCGTCCGAGCAGTGCGCCTTGTCCGGACTGGAGCACGTGAGCGGTCTCCAGCGGGATCCAGAAGCACTCGAACCGCTTCGTCTCACCGTGCCCGTCGTGGTCCTCCTGGCTCGGCCACCGCTCCGGGGTCGATTCGGCCAGCTCCAGGTGGAAGACGTGCCGCTCCTGGATTTCGGCCCGGTACGGGCCCATGTCGTACGCGGTCACGCCGAGCTTGCGCCACGATCTTGAAGTCCGCGAGGCCGGTCTCCTCGCGGGCCTCGCGCAGCGCCGCCGCCTCGGGCGCTTCGCCCTCTCGGATGCTGCCGGCCGGGACCTGGGCGCCGACCTCCTCCCAGGGGAAGTCGACGTGGCGGTGGACCAGCAGTCGGCCGTCGCGCACGATGTAGCACAGCGCCTTGGCCTTGGTGACCTTGTCGGACAGGAGGTTCTCCTCAGGAGTGACCTCGGACGCGGTCAGCGGTAGTCGTTGAGCCAGTCGCCCGGAATCAGGTCACGGACGCGGTCGAGGTCTTCGGGCGTCCGGCCACGAGCCAGGACGGCCATGCCGTCGCTGCGTAGCAGGACGTCCTGGCCCAGGAACCAACGAGTCGCGTGCTCTTCCTCCCCGATGGGATAGGCCGGGAACGGCAGCTGGACACAGGTCTCTTGCAGCAGCTCGATGCTGGCGCCATCAGGGTCGAGGAAGTCGCAGGACTCTCCGTCGGCCTGCACAGACTCGGACAGAACGATCTCCATAAAGCACAGGGAAAGACGCTCCATCCAGCCCTCCCACCGCTCGGCGATCTTGTCGGACAAGTCGAGCCGGATGAACACCGCAGGGTCGTCGTCCCGGAGTCGTTCGAGGAGGATGCCCCAGGATGCGGCTCCCTGGTTCTCGTGCCGGAAGACCAGGGCCTCTTTGGCGTCATCAACATGCAGTTCTGCCGGGCTGAGCAGCTCGTCATGGTTGCTGGTGAGATCCCGGCGGCGCCCGAACAGCAGATACGCCTCGCGCATCGCCGTCGGCAGCTGGACGCCCAGCCTCTCCTCCGCCGCGGCCAGATCGGCCTCCGTCCACCCGTCGCCGCTCTGCAGCGCGTCGGCCCAGTGGGCGGCGAAGCCCTGAATGAAGCTCCATGCACCGCTGCGGCCGTCGACGCCTCGGGCGAGAGATGCAGCAAGATCGAACCCTTGTGTCATGCCAGGACGATATCCGTCCTGCTCATTGCCCCGACAAGCCGACCAGGTGCTCTCGGAAGTCGGTTCTGGCACAGAACTTGGGGAGCGGTCGCGGAGAGTCATCGCAGCGTTCGACGTCCAAGAACGATTGATGCCGAGTTCGTGCAACAGGGACCCTCGCGCAGTTCGTGGAGAATGCCAAGCTGCCCGGCAGTTTGAGCATGCCTCGCTGCGCCGGGTGAGAAGCCCCTTCTGGCAAGCGCAGGCTGCGTAGTTCCGGCTCCGGAAATGGCCAGGAGGAGCTACAGCTTGGGACGCTAGTGCTCTGACCGGAAACGATCACCGGGTTCAGTCCTGGTCCGGGCGTCGCGGAGAACTCTCATGCGGTCGTGTCATGTGTCTGTGCGCATGCGCCACAGTGGAGATCGATAGCCTGTCGTCCGTCGTGCCCCGACCGGGTTGACGTTGCGGATGTTCCAGGTCAACGAGTCACCACGTCGCTTCTGTGAGCGGCACGGATTCATCGCCACTGAGCACACCGACGGTCACCGCAACGAGGAACGCGAGCCGGACATCCGGTACGTGTGGTGCCCTGGGAAGCAAGAGCTTTGAGGTGCTTCAAGCCATCTGGACGATTGGCCGTCTTCCCCAGCGCATGCCATTCTCGCTGCGGACGCGGACGGGAGCGCGTTCGCGTCGCCCTGGGGCTGAGCGGCCAGGCTGGATCACACCCTTGTCCGCACCCGAAGCAGTCTCTAACATCCGTCTCCGCGTCCCGTGCACCGCGTCCCGCGACGGAAGGCTGCCTCCGTGAGCGTATTCACTCTGCTGCCCTTCCTCCTGATAGGCGGCGCGGTGTTCTCAATCGCTGCGGTCTCCCGGAACAGACGTCGTACGGCCGAAGCACGCGCCCAGCGCGAGCGTTCCTACCAAGCCGCGCTGCCGCTCCCCACGATCGCTCTGGACCGCCAGAACGCGCTGGCACTCGAAGCCCTGGACGAGGTGTGCGCCCTGAGCGGCAGCGTCGCCGGGGTCTTCGTGGACATGGAGGGGTACTTCACCCGGCGCGGCTGGAACGCGGGCGACGTCTTCCTGATCACGGGCCGACTCGCCGCTCTGGACCTGGCCCACCAACTCGTGACCGCCAACCACCCCTACAACCCGTACCGGTACCGGGCAACACCAAACGGAGTGAGGGAGAACATGGCGAACGCCGGCCGCGGGGCCAACGCCTCGAACATCAACGTCAACCAGACCACCGAACAGGGCGACAACACCTTCAACGCGTCCTTCGGTGCGGGCAACGCCTCGATGTACCAGGACCGTCAGGGTGAGGTCCGGAACCTCCACCAGCGGTTGGCGAACCAGCTGCGCGAAGACGCCGCCCAGGCCACGCAGGCGGAAGCGGACGTCGCCGAGAGCTACGCGGGGAACCTGGAATCGGCCCTCGCCGCCCCCGACGCCGAAGCCCGCGATGTGGCCCTGGGTCGCATCCACCGGTTCCTCCTGACGGCAGGCAGCGCATTCCAGGCCAGCCAGCAGCTGCTCAGCCTCCTCGGCCTACCCGGCTCCTGAGAGACGGCAGCTGAGGAGCGCGAACTCTCCTGTGTCTGTGCTCGCATCCCACCGTGACCCGGCGCCAAGGTCATTTCATGACGCGCCTTGTGTGATCGGCAGCGTTTGCTAGTGCTCTGACCGCATTGGTTCGCCGGGTTCAGTCCGGTGGATGAGAGCCTACGCTGGCGACCGTGCCAGTCCAGCAGTCCAGTTGGTCGGATTCGCTCCAGAGGACCTCAAGCTGTCTGCGGGTGAGTTCTTCCGCTTTCTGGAGGAGGGCCGTCTGCGCGAGATCAGGCTCGGACGAGGACGGAGGACCAGCGAGCGCGCCGTCGGCAACGCCAGCTGGTCCGGTGAAGTAGACGGCGTACCGCCACTTGCCCGGCGTTCGGTACAGGACCAGGGTTGCCGGTGTCCCGAGGGTGCGCCAGTACGGCTGTCGCTTGCTTGGCATGCCGGCACGGTACTGCTCTTGGTCGGCCTCGCTGCTCGTGCGGCGTTGGGCAGAGGCCGACCGCCCCAGCGGAGGCCCTTCTCGCTACGGACACGGGTGCGCTCCTTGCGCTGGGCGGCGAGCACGTCGGGGTGACGGGCGTTCTTGTTACGCCAGCGCAGGTAGGCGTGCAGGGCCCGGGTCTGGACGGTGTGGTGTGGTGGTTGGAGTTGGCGACGGTGAACTGCCGCAGCGGTCGGCCGGTCCTTCTCCTCCGTCGAGGAGATGGACGCCGCCTTCATCACCTGGGTCCCACAGCGGCGGGCTCAGGCCCACAGGACCCACCAGCAGATCATCGGAGAGCGGGCGGCCCGCGACCACGCGGCTCTCAAGCCGCTTCCGGAGAATCCGTATCTGGTGGCCGAGCGGCATCTGCGGCCTGTCGGCAAGGACTGTCTGGTCGCCTTCGGCGGCAATCTCTACTCAGTACCTGCCCTCAGGGTCCGACCACGTCAGTTGGTGGAGATCCGGGCCACGAAGTCACAGGTCATGCTGCATTCCACCATCGCGGCCGCCAACGGCGAGACGTTGCTGGCCACCCATCCGCGGGCGATCGGCCGAGGGGCCCGTGTCGTCGACGAGAGCCACCGGGACGGTCTGCACAAGGAGTTCGCGGGTTTCGCTCGGGGCGGCCCCGTCCTGGCCCGGACGCTCGACGACGTCGAGGGCCCGGCTGACCAGTGCCAGGTCGACCCCTTCCTTGCGTGGTGCCTCCAAGGCGTCTTCGATCCGTTCAGCCACCCGCGCCTCGCCCGCGTCGTTGGCGATCAGGGCGATGGCCTGCTCGACCAGCACCGCGGCCTCATCGCTCTCCATCTCATCCGCCCAGGCGACCCCGGGAACTGTGAGGAAGAACAGAGTGGCGACCGTGCCGGTCAGCCCCGTACGCGGGGCAGGGGTGAGGCAACCTGTCGGCCTCCGTGTTCGTGCCCTCGGGCTGGATGGATCCTTGCGCATGACGATCGCCCTTCGTGGCGTCAGGGACAGCACCCCCGCTACGGCCGTCACCAGCAGAGTGTGGGACATGCGAGGGGGGCCTCGATCACGGACCCGCCGTGCGGCGGCCTGTTCACCCGGGCGCGTACGTCTCTGTTGACGGGCAGGACGCCGAACGACTCCGACCGCGGGGGAGCGCCGGTGTCGAAGCGCCGCGCGTTCCGCCTGCCCTCCTGTCAGCTCTTGCCCAGCATCGTCTTCATCTGGGCGATCTCCGCGGTCTGGGCCGTGATGATCTCGTCGGCGAGCGTCTTGGCGGGGCCGTAGGCACCTTCGGCCTTCTCGGTCTTCGCCATCTCGACCGCGCCCTCGTGGTGCTCGATCATCATCGTCAGGAACATGGTGTCGAAGGCCGTGCCGGAGCCTTTGTCCAGCTCGTCCATGCGTTGCTCGTCCATCATGCCGGGCATTCCGGAGCCGCCGTGGTCCATGCCGTCCATACCGTCCATGCCCGTGGGGACCTCCTCGCCCCACGCCTTCAACCAGCTCGTCATGGTGGCGATCTCCGGGCCCTGCGCGCCCTTGATCTTCTCGGCCAGGGCCTTCACCTCGGCGGATGAGGCGCGGGTCAGGGCCATCTCGGACATGAGGATGGCCTGGCGGTGGTGCGGGATCATGCCCTGCGCGAACGTGACGTCGGCCTGGTTGTGCTCGCCCACGGGGACGGTGGCCGGGGCGGAGGGGGTGGCGACCGTGGGAGTTTCGGTTGCGCTGGTCGTGGTGTTGCCGTCGTCGCCGCAGGCGGTCAGGACGAGCGCGGCCGCGGCCGCAGCCGCGGCCAGAGCGGCACGGCGGGTAGGGAATAGGTTCGTGTCCATGGTGCACAGCTCCCGGTTGGGTGGGGGATCGGGCTACGACGTGGGCTGTGAGCCCAGCGGCCCCGCACGCCACGGCGTTTTCCGGGATCCGCAGCAGATGGCGCGGGTGAGGCGGGGCCCTCCCGCAGGCGGGCGCGCCCTGCGCCGGAACTGAGGGCGTGCCAGCGGAGTCAGGTCACGGTGAGGCGGCCTGTCATGCGCGGGTGGACGGTGCAGAGGTAGGGGTAGCTGCCGGGCACGGATGGAGCGGCGAAGGTGGTCGTCGCTCCGCCTGCGATGGAGCCGGTGTCGAACGCCTGGTCCCCGGTCGCGGTCACCGTGTGCGGTGCCGAGTCACGGTTCGTGACGGTCACTTGCGTCCCGGGGCGGACCTGGAGATCCGTCGGGCTGAACGCGAAGTCCTTGATCACGATGCGCGCCGTGACGGGGCTCGCGCCGGTCGCCGCGGGTGAGTGGCGGGGGGAGGGAGGGGCGGTCCCACCCCCGTTCGAGCAGCCGGCCAGTGCGAGCAGGGTGAGCTCCTCCCGCAGCCCGGGCGATCTGACGGGACCAAGGACGGAAACGTGACATGTGGGGCGGCCCCTTC includes the following:
- a CDS encoding Mu transposase domain-containing protein, whose translation is MDAAFITWVPQRRAQAHRTHQQIIGERAARDHAALKPLPENPYLVAERHLRPVGKDCLVAFGGNLYSVPALRVRPRQLVEIRATKSQVMLHSTIAAANGETLLATHPRAIGRGARVVDESHRDGLHKEFAGFARGGPVLARTLDDVEGPADQCQVDPFLAWCLQGVFDPFSHPRLARVVGDQGDGLLDQHRGLIALHLIRPGDPGNCEEEQSGDRAGQPRTRGRGEATCRPPCSCPRAGWILAHDDRPSWRQGQHPRYGRHQQSVGHARGASITDPPCGGLFTRARTSLLTGRTPNDSDRGGAPVSKRRAFRLPSCQLLPSIVFIWAISAVWAVMISSASVLAGP
- a CDS encoding DUF305 domain-containing protein, with product MDTNLFPTRRAALAAAAAAAALVLTACGDDGNTTTSATETPTVATPSAPATVPVGEHNQADVTFAQGMIPHHRQAILMSEMALTRASSAEVKALAEKIKGAQGPEIATMTSWLKAWGEEVPTGMDGMDGMDHGGSGMPGMMDEQRMDELDKGSGTAFDTMFLTMMIEHHEGAVEMAKTEKAEGAYGPAKTLADEIITAQTAEIAQMKTMLGKS